The Nostoc sp. 'Peltigera membranacea cyanobiont' N6 genome contains the following window.
CAGCTTTAACGGGAATTGTTACTGCAATTACTGTAATTTTTGTTTGGACAACTGCGACTGTCTTAACTGGTAAACCTACTGAAGTAGCCACAGTTCCACCGATTGAAGAGGTTCCTACACCAAAACCAACGATCGCAACTCCACCGCAGTCAGTCGTACCAGAACCGCAGCCACCACAGCCACCAGAGGAAATTACGCCGTCGCCAGAACCGGAAATCAAACCGGAAATCAAACCGGAAATAGAACCAATTCCCACGCCAACACCAACACCGACACCAGTCATAGAATTGACACCAGAACAAGCCTTGATTGCGGCTATTGAGAATCAGGTAGCTGAAACTAGCGATCGCATTGCCTCTGGTCTGATAAAGTCAATTCAAGCCAACTTCCGCACGAGTAACTTGACTGTAAAAATTAGTAACGATTGGTACACTCTCAAAGAATCTCAGCAAGACAACTTAGCTGCGGAGATATTACAACGCTCTCAAGAACTTGATTTTACCCATTTAGAAATTATTGACTCTCAAGATAAGCTGATAGCGCGGAACCCAGTTGTTGGTACTCAAATGGTGATTTTTAAACGGCAAAGAACTTCGTAATGGGCTACGCCCCGCTACGCTCTAAGCGAAGCTATGCCGCAGGCTTTACGTAATTCGTAGTGACGCTTGAATACTCGCTATCGTTACGCTAACGTAATTCGTAATTATTTGGATTATTTCAAGTAAAGTTTGTGTTCTGTAATCATTAATATCAACACTTAATTCGGACTTTTAACTTAAAGTATTTATGTTAGATAACCTTTCGCTATTACTCAAAGCTTGTGAAAAGTTAAACATCAACTATGAAATTATTCATCCGGCTGAAAACTTAGTAAAAATAAAACTGAATAATAAACAACATTATTTTTGTAATTATAGTACTCCGATAATAAATCAAGCAGTAGCACAAATTATCAAAGACAAGGAATATACTTACCATATTTTAAAGAACAAAGTTAAACTTCCTCGGACAGTAGGTTTTCTTTCCCCTTTTTGTGACCTGCAATATAAGATTTACTTAAAGTTTCCAAGTTTTGAAGATATTATATTAGAAATAAAAGAAAACTTTGAAACACCCGTAATTGTTAAACGTAATTCTGGTTCAAGTGGACATAACGTTTTTTTATGTCAGAATACAGATGAAGTTGAAACTGCTTTAAAAGAGATTTTTAATGTTAATAATAAAAAGTATGATTACGTTGCGATCGCTCAAGAGTTCATTAACATAAAATCTGAATATAGAGCCATTTTCTTAAATAAAGAGTTGGTTCTGCTCTATGAAAAAGATATAACTGATGCGAAATTTGTCGGTAATCTCAGTCCTTTACATTGGGATGGTGCGAAAGCCAAGTATATCAGCGATCCACAAATATTGTCTGAGATTGCTAATTTTGCTAGACCACTTTTTGAAGAATTAGACATTGATTATGGTGGTTTAGATATTGTATTAGATCGAGATGACCAATATTGGTTAATTGAAATCAATTCTCACCCAAATTATACTATTTTTACTAGAGATAACGGAGAGGAACCGGTGTTAAGAGTTTTTGAAAAAATGCTCATTAGCCTTAACAACAAGGAAGCCAAGGAATTTTAAACCAAAAACAATGTACAGAGATAATCGAATTATTTGCGCGATAAATTGGCAGTTGAAAGCATTGAAAAACTATTCAGCAATGCCGAAATCTGCAAGCGATCGCAAACGCTACTCTAGAAATCAGCATCACTCAAACTTTGAAGTTTCAACATGATAGCCTCACCCCAACAAAACTACCTCACCGCCCAAGAGTACCTTCAAATCGAGGAACAGAGCAATATCAAGCATGAATATATAGACGGTTACATCTACGCAATGGCTGGAGCGCTTGAAGCACATGTTACCATCGCTCTTAACCTTGCCGCTCTCCTCCGTAATCATGTGCGCGGTTCGGGTTGTCGTGTTTACATCGCTGACATGAAAGCCCGAATTGAATCTCTGAATCGCTTTTATTATCCCGATGTGATGATAACTTGCGATGAACGAGAACGAGAAACGCCAGGTTATAAAAGATTTCCCTGTTTAATTGTCGAAGTTTTATCTAATTCTACAGAAGCATTTGACCGGGGCGACAAATTCGCTGATTATCAAACACTGGAAAGTCTGCAAGAGTATATATTAATTAATACCAAACGTCAGCGAGTCGAGTGTTTTCGACGCAACGATCAAGGAATGTGGGTTTTGCAATCCTACACAGCAGAACATCAATCATTTCGACTCAACAGCGTGGATTTTGAGGAAACAATGGCAGCACTTTACGAAGATGTAGTTTTTGAATAATCAACTGATGATTGGGTACATACACAATTTTTAGTACACTAAATATCTATTGATATGTTCAAAGCTCCCTAACCCGGCGGAGGCATTGAGCAAAACAGACACAATTGATTGCATAAAAGTTATGGCGCTCATAGTTCAAAAATACGGTGGTACATCTGTCGGTTCAGTGGAACGCATTCAAGCTGTTGCAGGGCGTGTTTATAAAACTGTCCAAGCTGGAAACTCTCTGGTAGTAGTGGTTTCAGCGATGGGCAAAACCACCGATGGACTCGTCAAACTCGCTAATGAAATTTCTCCCAATCCTAACCGCCGGGAAATGGATATGCTGCTTTCTACTGGCGAACAAGTAACCATCGCCTTACTCAGCATGGCTTTGCAGGAACTCGGACAACCAGCAATTTCCATGACTGGCGCTCAGGTAGGAATTGTTACCGAAGCCGAACACAGCCGCGCTCGAATTTTGCATATTGAAACTACTCGCCTAACTCGCCACATCAATGCAGGTAAAGTTGTTGTAGTAGCAGGGTTCCAAGGTACATCCAACGCCGGGGAAATGGAAATTACAACTTTGGGGCGCGGTGGTTCTGACACCTCGGCGGTGGCGATCGCAGCCGCATTAGGAGCAAGCTTTTGTGAAATTTATACAGACGTTCCAGGGATTTTAACTACAGACCCCCGCTTAGTTGCCGAAGCCCAATTGATCGATGCCATCACCTGCAATGAAATGTTGGAACTAGCTAGCTTGGGTGCAAAAGTGTTGCATCCCCGCGCTGTGGAAATCGCTCGTAACTATGGTGTTCCCCTTGTAGTAAGGTCTAGCTGGACAGATGCCCCCGGTACTTGGGTAACATCAGCCCAACCCCAAGGGCGATCGCTAATCAATCTCGAAATTGCCCGTCCGGTAGATGCTGTAGAATTTGACACTAACCAAGCAAAGGTGGCTTTGTTGCGCGTACCCGACAAACCAGGCGTAGCAGCAAGGTTATTCGGTGAAATTTCTCGGCAAAAAGTAGACGTAGATTTGATTATTCAATCAATTCATGAAGGTAACAGTAATGACATTGCCTTTACTGTCACCACACCAATTTTAAAACGGGCAGAAGCCGTAGCAGCAGCGATCGCCCCGGCACTGAGAAATCCATCTAACCCCAAATCTGACGAAGCCGAGGTAATGCTAGAACATAACATTGCCAAAGTCAGCATCGCAGGTGCAGGAATGATTGGCCGTCCTGGTGTAGCTGCAAAGATGTTTGCCACCTTAGCCGAAGCTGGCGTGAATATTCAGATGATTTCCACCAGCGAAGTGAAAGTAAGTTGCGTAGTCAATGCCGCAGAATGCGATCGCGCCGTCTTAGCACTCCGCACTGCCTTTGAAATAGAAGCAGGGGAGCAGGGGAGCAGGGGAGCAGGGGAGAGTGTGTGCATAGATTCCCCTCTGCCCCTCTGCCCCTCTGCCCCTCTGCCCAATTCTCCCCCCGTTCGCGGCGTTGCTTTAGATTTGAATCAAGCGCGTCTTGCTATTCGCCAATTACCAGATCGCCCAGGGATGGCGGCGAAGCTGTTTGGATTATTAGCACAGCATAATATCAGCGTTGACATGATTATTCAATCTCAGCGCTGTCGAGTGATTGATGGTGTTCCCCGGCGAGATATTGCCTTTACAGTCTCGCGGATAGATGGGGAAAACGCCAAAGAAATGCTTACTCAAGTAGCGGCAGAGTTAGGATGGGGTGAAGTTGTTTTAGATAGCGCGATCGCTAAGGTGAGTATTGTCGGCGCGGGTATGGTGGGACAACCAGGTGTTGCCGCAAAAATGTTTGAAGCGCTAGCCCAACACCAAATTAATATTCAAATGATTGCCACCTCAGAAATTAAAATTAGTTGTGTAGTAGCACAAGAGGAAGGTGTTAAAGCTTTGCAAGCCATTCATGCCGCTTTTGGACTAGCTGGTAGTGAGAAAGTTGTTGTGCCAGCGTAGCAACTGAATTTTAAAATCGCTGACTTGCTAATGATACGCTAACGTAATTCGTAATTACGTTAGCGTAGCGGGGCGTTAGCCCATTACGAATTATTTTGATGCCATTTTTCCATCATGGCAACCATTTCTGAAAGCCGACGTTCACCACACCAAACTAAATCAAGTTTTTTGAGTTGATTGAGGCTGATACCGCCCTCTTCCTCAGCAATCCGGTGATATTCTTTATCTCCCATTGCTGCTAATAAATGCCCAAAAATAATCATTTCATCGAACTGGGGATTTGTCTCTGGATCGTTCAAAATTGCCATTGCTCGTTCTTGCGATAGTTCTT
Protein-coding sequences here:
- a CDS encoding aspartate kinase encodes the protein MALIVQKYGGTSVGSVERIQAVAGRVYKTVQAGNSLVVVVSAMGKTTDGLVKLANEISPNPNRREMDMLLSTGEQVTIALLSMALQELGQPAISMTGAQVGIVTEAEHSRARILHIETTRLTRHINAGKVVVVAGFQGTSNAGEMEITTLGRGGSDTSAVAIAAALGASFCEIYTDVPGILTTDPRLVAEAQLIDAITCNEMLELASLGAKVLHPRAVEIARNYGVPLVVRSSWTDAPGTWVTSAQPQGRSLINLEIARPVDAVEFDTNQAKVALLRVPDKPGVAARLFGEISRQKVDVDLIIQSIHEGNSNDIAFTVTTPILKRAEAVAAAIAPALRNPSNPKSDEAEVMLEHNIAKVSIAGAGMIGRPGVAAKMFATLAEAGVNIQMISTSEVKVSCVVNAAECDRAVLALRTAFEIEAGEQGSRGAGESVCIDSPLPLCPSAPLPNSPPVRGVALDLNQARLAIRQLPDRPGMAAKLFGLLAQHNISVDMIIQSQRCRVIDGVPRRDIAFTVSRIDGENAKEMLTQVAAELGWGEVVLDSAIAKVSIVGAGMVGQPGVAAKMFEALAQHQINIQMIATSEIKISCVVAQEEGVKALQAIHAAFGLAGSEKVVVPA
- a CDS encoding ATP-grasp domain-containing protein; amino-acid sequence: MLDNLSLLLKACEKLNINYEIIHPAENLVKIKLNNKQHYFCNYSTPIINQAVAQIIKDKEYTYHILKNKVKLPRTVGFLSPFCDLQYKIYLKFPSFEDIILEIKENFETPVIVKRNSGSSGHNVFLCQNTDEVETALKEIFNVNNKKYDYVAIAQEFINIKSEYRAIFLNKELVLLYEKDITDAKFVGNLSPLHWDGAKAKYISDPQILSEIANFARPLFEELDIDYGGLDIVLDRDDQYWLIEINSHPNYTIFTRDNGEEPVLRVFEKMLISLNNKEAKEF
- a CDS encoding Uma2 family endonuclease, producing MIASPQQNYLTAQEYLQIEEQSNIKHEYIDGYIYAMAGALEAHVTIALNLAALLRNHVRGSGCRVYIADMKARIESLNRFYYPDVMITCDERERETPGYKRFPCLIVEVLSNSTEAFDRGDKFADYQTLESLQEYILINTKRQRVECFRRNDQGMWVLQSYTAEHQSFRLNSVDFEETMAALYEDVVFE